A window from Manduca sexta isolate Smith_Timp_Sample1 chromosome 24, JHU_Msex_v1.0, whole genome shotgun sequence encodes these proteins:
- the LOC115450000 gene encoding uncharacterized protein LOC115450000 isoform X1: protein MIPGMCIITLYALFLIPGLIYGECPASMQATLPFMLEYAIWRGWHQAIVYTPHLEQDCKGSVTRLVKCLNLNGIAVSENSLSSPRIVTKLGIIIICPDLRRSTSEKFVKLIDKLQDLQMNTASYDWLLTARFDEDFKYINSILNATSIRFDQNIAVTYPSRNVKSFSLGRELCDGNFLYKRNYVPSGDPFSIQNRSRYCSYCGNGVKTFYDRFYYRTSERFKHLSNNRTYKHFGIVMPLYNSGLYYNYSRDFNMTDIMKFSVNRFKPLKKFVNENYEQQGGIYILQYFKVRSNSTLYVSLLGIWSQEESMSKVEIPYPVEARSFLGEELIVGRCNSSFDGTTSVDEDVPTSPALLDDVLYFLTMRLNTTSPSLRYYNKLGFRTYEGSWTGLLGALIGNSVDVALEPVTAHSPRHQDMDFIFPVAETMCNIYIRHQETSTVRDIFLAPFSTKLVGCVVGIAVIASLTAVVISKVSSKVRKNVHSLGYVESLIWSTGILCQQGSVWSPLNPAASILLIVCLFFAMVTYNAYAAFITSVLSVRVASVDTVAAVLHSPNLKIGYIRNGADQMYLMSTKDTLLNAFYIRGYSNAENLVSSADEGLARAATQDYAFFAGQRAARSTLRSLSQARGRCAVRELPVHTTRAHLAFPLAKNSPYAKPLLVSLLHLRTGGSLARLEAALVPDMPYCATKAGFASARATDVRSAFILLGTGFVTALLLGFGEYCWKNKHQQKEFIKKYYEQFLQVIEA from the exons ATGATCCCAGGCATGTGTATCATCACCCTTTACGCATTATTCTTAATACCCGGTTTGATTTATGGGGAGTGTCCGGCATCTATGCAAGCGACTCTACCTTTTATGTTGGAATATGCGATATGGCGCGGATGGCATCAGGCGATAGTTTACACACCACATCTCGAACAag ATTGTAAGGGAAGTGTAACCAGGCtcgtaaaatgtttaaatttaaacggCATTGCAGTCAGTGAAAATTCACTGAGCAGCCCTCGTATAGTAACAAAACTCggtatcataataatatgtccAGATTTACGTCGCAGCACTTCAGAAAAATTTGTAAAGCTAATTGATAAG ctaCAAGATTTACAAATGAATACGGCATCTTACGATTGGCTTCTCACTGCGAGGTTTGATGAAgacttcaaatatattaatagtatattaaatgCTACGTCGATTCGTTTTGACCAAAATATCGCTGTTACATATCCGAGCCGCAACGTCAAATCATTTTCACTTGGTCGTGAATTATGCGACGggaattttttgtataaaagaaattatgttCCAAGTGGTGATCCATTTTCCATTCAAAACCGTTCACGCTACTGCAGTTATTGTGGGAATGGTGTCAAAACATTCTATGATAGATTTTACTACCGCACTTCAGAAAGATTCAAACATCTTTCGAATAACCGAACATACAAGCATTTTGGTATCGTTATGCCTTTATACAATTCGGGCCTCTATTACAATTATTCCAGGGACTTTAATATGACTGATATAATGAAATTCTCAGTAAATCGGTTTAAACCTTTGAAAAAATTTGTGAATGAGAACTACGAACAACAAGGAGGAATATACATTTTACAGTACTTTAAAGTGCGGAGCAATTCTACGTTATACGTTAGTTTATTAG GTATCTGGAGTCAAGAGGAATCAATGTCAAAAGTGGAGATACCTTACCCGGTAGAAGCACGCAGTTTCTTGGGCGAGGAGCTAATTGTCGGCAGATGTAACTCCAGTTTTGATGGAACAACATCTGTGGACGAAGATGTACCGACGTCTCCGGCATTGCTAGACGATGTTCTTTATTTCTTAACTATGCGACTTAATACTAC CAGCCCGTCGTTACGCTATTATAACAAGCTCGGTTTCCGCACCTACGAAGGATCTTGGACTGGATTACTCGGAGCTCTCATAGGTAATTCAGTAGATGTCGCGTTGGAACCAGTCACTGCACATTCACCTCGTCATCAAGATATGGATTTCATTTTTCCAGTCGCTGAGACAAT gtGCAACATATATATTCGTCATCAAGAGACATCGACGGTCCGAGACATATTTCTAGCGCCGTTTAGTACCAAACTTGTGGGATGCGTGGTTGGGATAGCTGTAATAGCGTCACTGACAGCTGTTGTTATTAGCAAAGTTTCTTCGAAAGTTCGTAAGAATGTACATTCTTTGGGTTATGTAGAATCATTAATTTGGTCGACTGGCATACTCTGTCAGCaag GTTCCGTGTGGTCACCGTTAAACCCTGCAGCAAGCATACTGTTAATAGTCTGCTTGTTCTTCGCCATGGTCACGTATAACGCATATGCAGCCTTTATTACTTCTGTACTGTCCGTCCGTGTAGCCAGTGTGGACACTGTAGCAGCTGTTTTACATTCGCCCAATTTAAAGATTGGCTACATAAGAAATGGCGCAGATCAAATGTATCTAATG TCAACCAAAGATACATTGCTAAATGCGTTTTATATAAGAGGTTATTCTAATGCTGAGAATCTAGTATCCTCGGCTGATGAAGGATTAGCCCGTGCGGCCACTCAAGATTATGCTTTCTTTGCTGGACAGCGTGCAGCGAGGTCCACTCTCAG ATCTTTAAGCCAGGCCAGAGGTCGGTGTGCCGTGCGCGAGTTACCTGTACACACTACGCGGGCTCATCTCGCTTTTCCATTGGCTAAAAATTCACCTTATGCTAAGCCACTACTAGTTAG CCTGCTCCATTTGCGTACTGGAGGTTCTTTGGCACGTTTAGAAGCAGCGCTTGTACCGGATATGCCTTATTGCGCCACTAAAGCTGGCTTCGCATCAGCCAGAGCTACTGACGTACGTTCAGCTTTCATTCTGCTTGGAACTGGTTTTGTTACTGCGCTGCTTTTAG GCTTCGgagaatattgttggaaaaataaacatcaacaaaaggaatttataaaaaaatattacgaacaGTTTCTACAAGTGATAGAAGCGTAA
- the LOC115450000 gene encoding uncharacterized protein LOC115450000 isoform X3 — protein sequence MIPGMCIITLYALFLIPGLIYGECPASMQATLPFMLEYAIWRGWHQAIVYTPHLEQDCKGSVTRLVKCLNLNGIAVSENSLSSPRIVTKLGIIIICPDLRRSTSEKFVKLIDKLQDLQMNTASYDWLLTARFDEDFKYINSILNATSIRFDQNIAVTYPSRNVKSFSLGRELCDGNFLYKRNYVPSGDPFSIQNRSRYCSYCGNGVKTFYDRFYYRTSERFKHLSNNRTYKHFGIVMPLYNSGLYYNYSRDFNMTDIMKFSVNRFKPLKKFVNENYEQQGGIYILQYFKVRSNSTLYVSLLGIWSQEESMSKVEIPYPVEARSFLGEELIVGRCNSSFDGTTSVDEDVPTSPALLDDVLYFLTMRLNTTSPSLRYYNKLGFRTYEGSWTGLLGALIGNSVDVALEPVTAHSPRHQDMDFIFPVAETMCNIYIRHQETSTVRDIFLAPFSTKLVGCVVGIAVIASLTAVVISKVSSKVRKNVHSLGYVESLIWSTGILCQQGSVWSPLNPAASILLIVCLFFAMVTYNAYAAFITSVLSVRVASVDTVAAVLHSPNLKIGYIRNGADQMYLMSTKDTLLNAFYIRGYSNAENLVSSADEGLARAATQDYAFFAGQRAARSTLRSLSQARGRCAVRELPVHTTRAHLAFPLAKNSPYAKPLLVRLRRILLEK from the exons ATGATCCCAGGCATGTGTATCATCACCCTTTACGCATTATTCTTAATACCCGGTTTGATTTATGGGGAGTGTCCGGCATCTATGCAAGCGACTCTACCTTTTATGTTGGAATATGCGATATGGCGCGGATGGCATCAGGCGATAGTTTACACACCACATCTCGAACAag ATTGTAAGGGAAGTGTAACCAGGCtcgtaaaatgtttaaatttaaacggCATTGCAGTCAGTGAAAATTCACTGAGCAGCCCTCGTATAGTAACAAAACTCggtatcataataatatgtccAGATTTACGTCGCAGCACTTCAGAAAAATTTGTAAAGCTAATTGATAAG ctaCAAGATTTACAAATGAATACGGCATCTTACGATTGGCTTCTCACTGCGAGGTTTGATGAAgacttcaaatatattaatagtatattaaatgCTACGTCGATTCGTTTTGACCAAAATATCGCTGTTACATATCCGAGCCGCAACGTCAAATCATTTTCACTTGGTCGTGAATTATGCGACGggaattttttgtataaaagaaattatgttCCAAGTGGTGATCCATTTTCCATTCAAAACCGTTCACGCTACTGCAGTTATTGTGGGAATGGTGTCAAAACATTCTATGATAGATTTTACTACCGCACTTCAGAAAGATTCAAACATCTTTCGAATAACCGAACATACAAGCATTTTGGTATCGTTATGCCTTTATACAATTCGGGCCTCTATTACAATTATTCCAGGGACTTTAATATGACTGATATAATGAAATTCTCAGTAAATCGGTTTAAACCTTTGAAAAAATTTGTGAATGAGAACTACGAACAACAAGGAGGAATATACATTTTACAGTACTTTAAAGTGCGGAGCAATTCTACGTTATACGTTAGTTTATTAG GTATCTGGAGTCAAGAGGAATCAATGTCAAAAGTGGAGATACCTTACCCGGTAGAAGCACGCAGTTTCTTGGGCGAGGAGCTAATTGTCGGCAGATGTAACTCCAGTTTTGATGGAACAACATCTGTGGACGAAGATGTACCGACGTCTCCGGCATTGCTAGACGATGTTCTTTATTTCTTAACTATGCGACTTAATACTAC CAGCCCGTCGTTACGCTATTATAACAAGCTCGGTTTCCGCACCTACGAAGGATCTTGGACTGGATTACTCGGAGCTCTCATAGGTAATTCAGTAGATGTCGCGTTGGAACCAGTCACTGCACATTCACCTCGTCATCAAGATATGGATTTCATTTTTCCAGTCGCTGAGACAAT gtGCAACATATATATTCGTCATCAAGAGACATCGACGGTCCGAGACATATTTCTAGCGCCGTTTAGTACCAAACTTGTGGGATGCGTGGTTGGGATAGCTGTAATAGCGTCACTGACAGCTGTTGTTATTAGCAAAGTTTCTTCGAAAGTTCGTAAGAATGTACATTCTTTGGGTTATGTAGAATCATTAATTTGGTCGACTGGCATACTCTGTCAGCaag GTTCCGTGTGGTCACCGTTAAACCCTGCAGCAAGCATACTGTTAATAGTCTGCTTGTTCTTCGCCATGGTCACGTATAACGCATATGCAGCCTTTATTACTTCTGTACTGTCCGTCCGTGTAGCCAGTGTGGACACTGTAGCAGCTGTTTTACATTCGCCCAATTTAAAGATTGGCTACATAAGAAATGGCGCAGATCAAATGTATCTAATG TCAACCAAAGATACATTGCTAAATGCGTTTTATATAAGAGGTTATTCTAATGCTGAGAATCTAGTATCCTCGGCTGATGAAGGATTAGCCCGTGCGGCCACTCAAGATTATGCTTTCTTTGCTGGACAGCGTGCAGCGAGGTCCACTCTCAG ATCTTTAAGCCAGGCCAGAGGTCGGTGTGCCGTGCGCGAGTTACCTGTACACACTACGCGGGCTCATCTCGCTTTTCCATTGGCTAAAAATTCACCTTATGCTAAGCCACTACTAGTTAG GCTTCGgagaatattgttggaaaaataa
- the LOC115450000 gene encoding uncharacterized protein LOC115450000 isoform X2, with protein MIPGMCIITLYALFLIPGLIYGECPASMQATLPFMLEYAIWRGWHQAIVYTPHLEQDCKGSVTRLVKCLNLNGIAVSENSLSSPRIVTKLGIIIICPDLRRSTSEKFVKLIDKLQDLQMNTASYDWLLTARFDEDFKYINSILNATSIRFDQNIAVTYPSRNVKSFSLGRELCDGNFLYKRNYVPSGDPFSIQNRSRYCSYCGNGVKTFYDRFYYRTSERFKHLSNNRTYKHFGIVMPLYNSGLYYNYSRDFNMTDIMKFSVNRFKPLKKFVNENYEQQGGIYILQYFKVRSNSTLYVSLLGIWSQEESMSKVEIPYPVEARSFLGEELIVGRCNSSFDGTTSVDEDVPTSPALLDDVLYFLTMRLNTTPSLRYYNKLGFRTYEGSWTGLLGALIGNSVDVALEPVTAHSPRHQDMDFIFPVAETMCNIYIRHQETSTVRDIFLAPFSTKLVGCVVGIAVIASLTAVVISKVSSKVRKNVHSLGYVESLIWSTGILCQQGSVWSPLNPAASILLIVCLFFAMVTYNAYAAFITSVLSVRVASVDTVAAVLHSPNLKIGYIRNGADQMYLMSTKDTLLNAFYIRGYSNAENLVSSADEGLARAATQDYAFFAGQRAARSTLRSLSQARGRCAVRELPVHTTRAHLAFPLAKNSPYAKPLLVSLLHLRTGGSLARLEAALVPDMPYCATKAGFASARATDVRSAFILLGTGFVTALLLGFGEYCWKNKHQQKEFIKKYYEQFLQVIEA; from the exons ATGATCCCAGGCATGTGTATCATCACCCTTTACGCATTATTCTTAATACCCGGTTTGATTTATGGGGAGTGTCCGGCATCTATGCAAGCGACTCTACCTTTTATGTTGGAATATGCGATATGGCGCGGATGGCATCAGGCGATAGTTTACACACCACATCTCGAACAag ATTGTAAGGGAAGTGTAACCAGGCtcgtaaaatgtttaaatttaaacggCATTGCAGTCAGTGAAAATTCACTGAGCAGCCCTCGTATAGTAACAAAACTCggtatcataataatatgtccAGATTTACGTCGCAGCACTTCAGAAAAATTTGTAAAGCTAATTGATAAG ctaCAAGATTTACAAATGAATACGGCATCTTACGATTGGCTTCTCACTGCGAGGTTTGATGAAgacttcaaatatattaatagtatattaaatgCTACGTCGATTCGTTTTGACCAAAATATCGCTGTTACATATCCGAGCCGCAACGTCAAATCATTTTCACTTGGTCGTGAATTATGCGACGggaattttttgtataaaagaaattatgttCCAAGTGGTGATCCATTTTCCATTCAAAACCGTTCACGCTACTGCAGTTATTGTGGGAATGGTGTCAAAACATTCTATGATAGATTTTACTACCGCACTTCAGAAAGATTCAAACATCTTTCGAATAACCGAACATACAAGCATTTTGGTATCGTTATGCCTTTATACAATTCGGGCCTCTATTACAATTATTCCAGGGACTTTAATATGACTGATATAATGAAATTCTCAGTAAATCGGTTTAAACCTTTGAAAAAATTTGTGAATGAGAACTACGAACAACAAGGAGGAATATACATTTTACAGTACTTTAAAGTGCGGAGCAATTCTACGTTATACGTTAGTTTATTAG GTATCTGGAGTCAAGAGGAATCAATGTCAAAAGTGGAGATACCTTACCCGGTAGAAGCACGCAGTTTCTTGGGCGAGGAGCTAATTGTCGGCAGATGTAACTCCAGTTTTGATGGAACAACATCTGTGGACGAAGATGTACCGACGTCTCCGGCATTGCTAGACGATGTTCTTTATTTCTTAACTATGCGACTTAATACTAC CCCGTCGTTACGCTATTATAACAAGCTCGGTTTCCGCACCTACGAAGGATCTTGGACTGGATTACTCGGAGCTCTCATAGGTAATTCAGTAGATGTCGCGTTGGAACCAGTCACTGCACATTCACCTCGTCATCAAGATATGGATTTCATTTTTCCAGTCGCTGAGACAAT gtGCAACATATATATTCGTCATCAAGAGACATCGACGGTCCGAGACATATTTCTAGCGCCGTTTAGTACCAAACTTGTGGGATGCGTGGTTGGGATAGCTGTAATAGCGTCACTGACAGCTGTTGTTATTAGCAAAGTTTCTTCGAAAGTTCGTAAGAATGTACATTCTTTGGGTTATGTAGAATCATTAATTTGGTCGACTGGCATACTCTGTCAGCaag GTTCCGTGTGGTCACCGTTAAACCCTGCAGCAAGCATACTGTTAATAGTCTGCTTGTTCTTCGCCATGGTCACGTATAACGCATATGCAGCCTTTATTACTTCTGTACTGTCCGTCCGTGTAGCCAGTGTGGACACTGTAGCAGCTGTTTTACATTCGCCCAATTTAAAGATTGGCTACATAAGAAATGGCGCAGATCAAATGTATCTAATG TCAACCAAAGATACATTGCTAAATGCGTTTTATATAAGAGGTTATTCTAATGCTGAGAATCTAGTATCCTCGGCTGATGAAGGATTAGCCCGTGCGGCCACTCAAGATTATGCTTTCTTTGCTGGACAGCGTGCAGCGAGGTCCACTCTCAG ATCTTTAAGCCAGGCCAGAGGTCGGTGTGCCGTGCGCGAGTTACCTGTACACACTACGCGGGCTCATCTCGCTTTTCCATTGGCTAAAAATTCACCTTATGCTAAGCCACTACTAGTTAG CCTGCTCCATTTGCGTACTGGAGGTTCTTTGGCACGTTTAGAAGCAGCGCTTGTACCGGATATGCCTTATTGCGCCACTAAAGCTGGCTTCGCATCAGCCAGAGCTACTGACGTACGTTCAGCTTTCATTCTGCTTGGAACTGGTTTTGTTACTGCGCTGCTTTTAG GCTTCGgagaatattgttggaaaaataaacatcaacaaaaggaatttataaaaaaatattacgaacaGTTTCTACAAGTGATAGAAGCGTAA
- the LOC115450000 gene encoding probable glutamate receptor isoform X4, protein MNTASYDWLLTARFDEDFKYINSILNATSIRFDQNIAVTYPSRNVKSFSLGRELCDGNFLYKRNYVPSGDPFSIQNRSRYCSYCGNGVKTFYDRFYYRTSERFKHLSNNRTYKHFGIVMPLYNSGLYYNYSRDFNMTDIMKFSVNRFKPLKKFVNENYEQQGGIYILQYFKVRSNSTLYVSLLGIWSQEESMSKVEIPYPVEARSFLGEELIVGRCNSSFDGTTSVDEDVPTSPALLDDVLYFLTMRLNTTSPSLRYYNKLGFRTYEGSWTGLLGALIGNSVDVALEPVTAHSPRHQDMDFIFPVAETMCNIYIRHQETSTVRDIFLAPFSTKLVGCVVGIAVIASLTAVVISKVSSKVRKNVHSLGYVESLIWSTGILCQQGSVWSPLNPAASILLIVCLFFAMVTYNAYAAFITSVLSVRVASVDTVAAVLHSPNLKIGYIRNGADQMYLMSTKDTLLNAFYIRGYSNAENLVSSADEGLARAATQDYAFFAGQRAARSTLRSLSQARGRCAVRELPVHTTRAHLAFPLAKNSPYAKPLLVSLLHLRTGGSLARLEAALVPDMPYCATKAGFASARATDVRSAFILLGTGFVTALLLGFGEYCWKNKHQQKEFIKKYYEQFLQVIEA, encoded by the exons ATGAATACGGCATCTTACGATTGGCTTCTCACTGCGAGGTTTGATGAAgacttcaaatatattaatagtatattaaatgCTACGTCGATTCGTTTTGACCAAAATATCGCTGTTACATATCCGAGCCGCAACGTCAAATCATTTTCACTTGGTCGTGAATTATGCGACGggaattttttgtataaaagaaattatgttCCAAGTGGTGATCCATTTTCCATTCAAAACCGTTCACGCTACTGCAGTTATTGTGGGAATGGTGTCAAAACATTCTATGATAGATTTTACTACCGCACTTCAGAAAGATTCAAACATCTTTCGAATAACCGAACATACAAGCATTTTGGTATCGTTATGCCTTTATACAATTCGGGCCTCTATTACAATTATTCCAGGGACTTTAATATGACTGATATAATGAAATTCTCAGTAAATCGGTTTAAACCTTTGAAAAAATTTGTGAATGAGAACTACGAACAACAAGGAGGAATATACATTTTACAGTACTTTAAAGTGCGGAGCAATTCTACGTTATACGTTAGTTTATTAG GTATCTGGAGTCAAGAGGAATCAATGTCAAAAGTGGAGATACCTTACCCGGTAGAAGCACGCAGTTTCTTGGGCGAGGAGCTAATTGTCGGCAGATGTAACTCCAGTTTTGATGGAACAACATCTGTGGACGAAGATGTACCGACGTCTCCGGCATTGCTAGACGATGTTCTTTATTTCTTAACTATGCGACTTAATACTAC CAGCCCGTCGTTACGCTATTATAACAAGCTCGGTTTCCGCACCTACGAAGGATCTTGGACTGGATTACTCGGAGCTCTCATAGGTAATTCAGTAGATGTCGCGTTGGAACCAGTCACTGCACATTCACCTCGTCATCAAGATATGGATTTCATTTTTCCAGTCGCTGAGACAAT gtGCAACATATATATTCGTCATCAAGAGACATCGACGGTCCGAGACATATTTCTAGCGCCGTTTAGTACCAAACTTGTGGGATGCGTGGTTGGGATAGCTGTAATAGCGTCACTGACAGCTGTTGTTATTAGCAAAGTTTCTTCGAAAGTTCGTAAGAATGTACATTCTTTGGGTTATGTAGAATCATTAATTTGGTCGACTGGCATACTCTGTCAGCaag GTTCCGTGTGGTCACCGTTAAACCCTGCAGCAAGCATACTGTTAATAGTCTGCTTGTTCTTCGCCATGGTCACGTATAACGCATATGCAGCCTTTATTACTTCTGTACTGTCCGTCCGTGTAGCCAGTGTGGACACTGTAGCAGCTGTTTTACATTCGCCCAATTTAAAGATTGGCTACATAAGAAATGGCGCAGATCAAATGTATCTAATG TCAACCAAAGATACATTGCTAAATGCGTTTTATATAAGAGGTTATTCTAATGCTGAGAATCTAGTATCCTCGGCTGATGAAGGATTAGCCCGTGCGGCCACTCAAGATTATGCTTTCTTTGCTGGACAGCGTGCAGCGAGGTCCACTCTCAG ATCTTTAAGCCAGGCCAGAGGTCGGTGTGCCGTGCGCGAGTTACCTGTACACACTACGCGGGCTCATCTCGCTTTTCCATTGGCTAAAAATTCACCTTATGCTAAGCCACTACTAGTTAG CCTGCTCCATTTGCGTACTGGAGGTTCTTTGGCACGTTTAGAAGCAGCGCTTGTACCGGATATGCCTTATTGCGCCACTAAAGCTGGCTTCGCATCAGCCAGAGCTACTGACGTACGTTCAGCTTTCATTCTGCTTGGAACTGGTTTTGTTACTGCGCTGCTTTTAG GCTTCGgagaatattgttggaaaaataaacatcaacaaaaggaatttataaaaaaatattacgaacaGTTTCTACAAGTGATAGAAGCGTAA